Proteins encoded together in one Thermomonospora curvata DSM 43183 window:
- a CDS encoding SDR family oxidoreductase: protein MLLQGRVVVISGVGPGLGRGLALQCAKAGADVVLAARTEKRLVRVAEEVAALGRRALPVPTDITDEDSCRNLAKVALERYGRVDGLVNNAFAIPPLTDLTTVDLAAVRAGFETNVLGALRLTRLLVPALSETRGSVVMINSAVLRHSRRTFGAYKMAKASLLALAQSLATELGPRGVRVNTVAPGYIWADNLKWYFNHLAEKRGVSPQQIYDETAATLDLRKLPEPDEIADAVVFMLSPLARAVTGQCLDVNGGEWHH from the coding sequence ATGCTGCTGCAAGGACGGGTCGTCGTCATCTCCGGCGTCGGCCCCGGGCTGGGACGCGGCCTGGCGCTGCAATGCGCCAAGGCCGGGGCGGACGTGGTGCTGGCGGCGCGGACCGAAAAGCGGCTGGTCCGCGTCGCCGAGGAGGTCGCCGCGCTGGGCCGCCGCGCCCTGCCGGTGCCGACCGACATCACCGACGAGGACTCCTGCCGCAACCTGGCAAAGGTCGCGCTGGAGCGCTACGGCCGGGTGGACGGCCTGGTCAACAACGCCTTCGCCATCCCACCGCTGACCGACCTGACCACCGTGGACCTGGCGGCGGTGCGCGCCGGGTTCGAGACCAACGTGCTGGGCGCGCTGCGGCTGACCCGGCTGCTGGTGCCGGCGCTCAGCGAGACCCGCGGCTCGGTGGTGATGATCAACTCGGCGGTGCTGCGGCACTCGCGGCGCACCTTCGGCGCCTACAAGATGGCCAAGGCGAGCCTGCTGGCCCTGGCCCAGAGCCTGGCGACCGAGCTGGGGCCGCGCGGAGTGCGGGTCAACACCGTCGCCCCCGGCTACATCTGGGCCGACAACCTCAAGTGGTACTTCAACCACCTGGCCGAAAAGCGCGGCGTGAGCCCCCAGCAGATCTACGACGAGACCGCCGCCACCCTCGATCTGCGCAAACTGCCCGAACCCGATGAGATCGCCGATGCGGTGGTGTTCATGCTCTCCCCGCTGGCCCGCGCGGTCACCGGGCAGTGCCTGGACGTCAACGGCGGCGAGTGGCACCACTGA
- a CDS encoding sulfotransferase family protein, producing the protein MPTEGIGTAEELHEAACKITGLSDFGGEDHLDGLRVLLDSYAEEAALTPRGVKAARAMLRAALAARLFAQDAWKRHPEHAKVRIERPIFVTGLPRTGTTALHRLLTADPAHQGLEVWLAEVPQPRPPRETWADNPVFQAIQAGYQRHHVAHPEFMGVHYMSADMVEECWQLLRQSMRSVSFECLAHLPSYSAWLAEQDWRPAYRRHRRNLQLIGLNDPGRRWVLKNPSHLFALDALLEVYPDALIVQTHRDPRTAMASMCSLAAHATDGWSRVFTGKVIGRDQLELWSRGLALFRAERAKHDPARFFDVRYEDFTGDPLGTVEAIYAHFGLPFTGQARAAMARLLEESRTGAARPAHRYDLADFGLTGEEVTERFAGSGPGS; encoded by the coding sequence ATGCCCACCGAGGGGATCGGCACGGCCGAGGAGCTGCACGAGGCCGCCTGCAAGATCACCGGATTGAGCGACTTCGGCGGGGAGGACCACCTTGATGGCCTGCGGGTGCTGCTGGACTCCTACGCCGAAGAGGCCGCGCTGACCCCGCGGGGCGTCAAGGCGGCACGGGCCATGCTGCGCGCCGCCCTGGCCGCCCGGCTGTTCGCCCAAGACGCCTGGAAGCGGCATCCCGAGCACGCTAAGGTGCGCATCGAACGGCCCATCTTCGTCACCGGCCTGCCGCGTACCGGCACCACCGCGCTGCACCGGCTGCTCACCGCCGACCCCGCCCACCAGGGGCTGGAGGTGTGGCTGGCCGAGGTGCCCCAGCCGCGGCCCCCGCGCGAAACCTGGGCGGACAACCCGGTGTTCCAGGCCATCCAGGCCGGCTACCAGCGGCACCATGTGGCGCACCCGGAGTTCATGGGCGTGCACTACATGTCGGCCGACATGGTCGAGGAATGCTGGCAGCTGCTGCGCCAGTCGATGCGGTCGGTGTCCTTCGAATGCCTGGCGCACCTGCCGTCGTACTCGGCCTGGCTGGCGGAGCAGGACTGGCGGCCGGCCTACCGCCGCCACCGCCGCAACCTGCAGCTGATCGGGCTCAACGACCCCGGCCGGCGCTGGGTGCTGAAGAACCCCAGCCACCTGTTCGCCCTCGACGCGCTGCTGGAGGTCTACCCCGATGCGCTCATCGTGCAGACCCACCGCGACCCGCGCACCGCGATGGCGTCGATGTGCAGCCTGGCCGCCCACGCCACCGACGGCTGGTCCCGGGTGTTCACCGGCAAGGTGATCGGACGCGACCAGCTGGAGCTGTGGAGCCGCGGCCTGGCGCTTTTCCGGGCCGAACGCGCCAAGCACGACCCGGCCCGCTTCTTCGACGTCCGCTACGAGGACTTCACCGGCGACCCCCTCGGCACGGTCGAGGCCATCTACGCCCACTTCGGCCTGCCCTTCACCGGCCAGGCGCGCGCGGCCATGGCGCGACTGCTGGAAGAGAGCCGCACCGGCGCAGCCCGCCCCGCCCACCGCTACGACCTGGCCGACTTCGGCCTGACCGGCGAAGAGGTCACCGAACGCTTCGCCGGATCGGGCCCCGGCTCGTGA
- a CDS encoding class I SAM-dependent methyltransferase, with product MSECRVCGGAVREFVDFGRQPISDAFPAAGAESEEYFFRLAAGQCEDCTMVQLMEEVPRDLMFRQDYPYYSSGSAVMRKHFEQTARRFLETELTGPDPFIVEIGCNDGVMLKTIKAAGVRHLGVEPSGGVAGVAAAAGVRVMVEFFEEETAKRIRETDGPANVIFAANTLCHIPYIGSVLRGVRELLADDGVFVFEDPYLGDIVAKTSFDQIYDEHFYFFTARSVQSMAARFGLELVDVQRLAVHGGEVRYTLTRPGARTPSPAVAELIAAEDAQKLTERATLEGFAANVQRIRDDLVALLTRLRDEGKTVVGYGATAKSATVTNYCSLGTGLISYVCDTTPAKQGRLTPGTHIPVRPVEAFQSCYPDYAVLFAWNHADEIMAKERGFREAGGKWITYVPEVRIS from the coding sequence ATGAGCGAGTGCCGGGTGTGCGGCGGTGCGGTACGGGAGTTCGTTGACTTCGGCCGGCAGCCGATATCCGATGCCTTTCCCGCCGCGGGGGCGGAGTCTGAGGAGTACTTCTTCCGGCTCGCGGCAGGGCAGTGCGAGGACTGCACGATGGTGCAGTTGATGGAGGAAGTCCCCCGGGACCTGATGTTCCGCCAGGACTACCCCTACTACTCGTCCGGCTCGGCCGTGATGCGCAAGCACTTTGAGCAGACCGCGCGGCGCTTTCTGGAGACCGAGCTGACCGGCCCGGATCCCTTCATCGTGGAGATCGGCTGCAACGACGGCGTCATGCTGAAGACGATCAAGGCGGCGGGCGTGCGGCATCTGGGCGTGGAGCCCTCCGGGGGCGTCGCCGGAGTCGCTGCGGCGGCCGGTGTCCGGGTCATGGTGGAGTTCTTCGAGGAGGAGACGGCCAAGCGGATCCGGGAGACGGACGGACCGGCCAATGTGATCTTCGCGGCCAACACGCTGTGCCACATCCCCTATATCGGCTCGGTGCTGCGCGGCGTCCGGGAGCTGCTGGCCGACGACGGCGTCTTCGTCTTCGAAGACCCCTATCTGGGCGACATCGTGGCCAAGACCTCCTTCGACCAGATCTACGACGAGCACTTCTACTTCTTCACCGCCCGCTCGGTGCAGAGCATGGCCGCCCGCTTCGGGCTGGAACTGGTCGACGTGCAGCGGCTCGCGGTGCACGGCGGGGAGGTCCGCTACACCCTGACGCGGCCCGGGGCGCGCACCCCCTCGCCCGCGGTCGCCGAGCTGATCGCCGCCGAGGACGCCCAGAAGCTGACCGAGCGGGCCACGCTGGAGGGCTTCGCGGCCAATGTCCAGCGGATCCGCGATGACCTGGTCGCTCTGCTGACGCGGCTGCGGGACGAGGGCAAGACGGTGGTCGGCTACGGCGCCACGGCCAAGAGCGCCACGGTCACCAACTACTGCTCTCTGGGAACCGGGCTGATCTCGTACGTGTGCGACACCACGCCCGCCAAGCAGGGCAGGCTCACTCCGGGCACGCACATCCCGGTGCGGCCGGTCGAGGCGTTCCAAAGCTGCTATCCGGACTACGCGGTGCTGTTCGCCTGGAACCACGCCGACGAGATCATGGCCAAGGAACGCGGCTTCCGCGAGGCCGGCGGCAAATGGATCACCTACGTCCCCGAGGTCCGCATCAGTTAG
- a CDS encoding NDP-hexose 2,3-dehydratase family protein, with protein sequence MRLRPREDRELPRRLALSADCTQGLRLRTEDFDGWLAERAAAHPFRVRRIPFRRLRGWRFAPRTGNLVHDSGRFFSVEGLHVRWPAGRFPEWHQPIIVQPEIGILGILAKEFDGVLHFLMQAKMEPGNPRLLQLSPTVQATRSNYTRVHKGSAVRYLEYFTGRRPGRVIVDALQSEHGAWFHGKRNRNVVVEVTEDVPLADDFCWLTLGQLNQLLARDNVVNMDSRTVLAHLPAAAAPRRADRFREALAASCDPEAGALWTTAEVLSWFTGMRAECELRAGRVPLEGLPGWYRGEDEIARDDGRFFRVVAVDVRAGSREVAAWTQPLIQPCGLGVAAFVVRDFGGVLHVLVHAKAEAGLGDGVELAPTVQCAPDNYRGMQPPPFLEQVTDAGPERIRYQAIHAEEGGRFLAAENRYLIVEADERVPDSPPHGYAWVTVGQLAELVRHGRYLNVQARTLLACLHSMR encoded by the coding sequence ATGCGACTGCGGCCGAGGGAGGACCGGGAGCTTCCCCGTCGGCTCGCCCTGTCCGCGGACTGCACGCAAGGTCTTCGTCTGCGGACTGAGGATTTCGACGGATGGCTGGCGGAGCGGGCGGCGGCGCATCCGTTCCGGGTCCGCCGGATCCCGTTCCGCCGGTTGCGCGGCTGGCGCTTCGCCCCCAGGACCGGGAACCTGGTCCACGACAGCGGGCGGTTCTTTTCGGTGGAAGGGCTGCACGTGCGCTGGCCGGCCGGTCGGTTCCCCGAATGGCATCAGCCGATCATCGTGCAGCCGGAGATCGGGATCCTCGGCATCCTGGCCAAAGAGTTCGACGGGGTGCTGCACTTTCTGATGCAGGCGAAGATGGAGCCGGGGAATCCGCGTCTGCTGCAACTGTCACCGACCGTGCAGGCGACCCGCAGCAACTACACGCGGGTGCACAAGGGGTCGGCGGTGCGATATCTGGAGTACTTCACCGGGCGGCGCCCCGGCAGGGTGATCGTCGATGCGCTGCAGTCCGAGCACGGAGCCTGGTTCCACGGCAAGCGCAACCGCAACGTGGTGGTCGAGGTCACCGAGGACGTGCCGCTCGCCGACGACTTTTGCTGGCTGACCCTCGGCCAGCTCAACCAGCTGCTGGCCAGGGACAACGTGGTCAACATGGATTCCCGCACGGTGCTGGCCCACCTGCCGGCGGCGGCCGCGCCGCGGCGCGCCGACCGGTTCCGGGAGGCGCTGGCGGCCTCCTGCGACCCCGAGGCCGGCGCGTTGTGGACGACGGCCGAGGTGCTGAGCTGGTTCACCGGCATGCGCGCCGAGTGCGAGCTGCGGGCCGGGCGGGTCCCGCTGGAGGGCCTGCCGGGCTGGTACCGCGGCGAGGACGAGATCGCCCGCGACGACGGCCGATTCTTCCGCGTCGTCGCGGTCGATGTGCGGGCCGGCAGCCGGGAGGTCGCGGCGTGGACGCAGCCGCTGATCCAGCCGTGCGGCCTGGGCGTGGCGGCGTTCGTGGTCCGGGACTTCGGCGGTGTGCTGCACGTGCTGGTGCATGCCAAGGCCGAGGCGGGGCTCGGCGACGGCGTCGAACTGGCCCCGACCGTGCAATGCGCGCCGGACAACTACCGGGGGATGCAGCCGCCGCCGTTCTTGGAACAGGTGACCGACGCCGGGCCCGAGCGGATCCGCTATCAGGCCATCCACGCCGAAGAAGGCGGACGGTTCCTGGCCGCGGAGAACCGCTACCTGATCGTCGAGGCGGACGAGCGGGTCCCCGACTCGCCTCCCCACGGGTACGCGTGGGTGACCGTCGGCCAGCTCGCCGAGCTGGTCCGCCATGGCCGTTACCTCAACGTGCAGGCGCGCACCCTGCTGGCCTGCCTGCACTCCATGCGGTGA
- a CDS encoding ATP-binding cassette domain-containing protein, whose amino-acid sequence MEVDHIEIVGAREHNLKDVSLRIPKNKITVFTGVSGSGKSSLVFDTLAVEAQRQLNGTFSWFVRNQLPKYQRPHVDTIEGLTAPVIVDQKPVGGNARSTVGTMTDIYSMLRVLFSRHGKPENPPHVFSFNNPEGMCPECEGLGQVRRVDVDAMLDKSKSLEEGAIRLPTHKVGSMDWQLYAASGYFDVSKKLRDYTEEEWHMLCHGTGGKVTVRTKNTTYDMKYEGVVDRFARNNLKRDLSGLSERGRANIERFITLGECTSCRGRRLNPTALATEINGRNIADWTAMEVSDLIAVLAEIDDPAVASIVEGIRTSLERIEAIGLGYLTLDRATLSLSGGEAQRLKTVRHLSSSLVGMTYVFDEPSTGLHPRDVGRLNELLRALRDKGNTVLVVEHDPDVIAIADHVVDIGPKAGVHGGRIVFEGPFEKLREADTLTGAGLRRTGVLKSDFREPAGRLPIIEADLHNLKSISVDFPTGVLTVVTGVAGSGKSSLVSQVFMQTYPEAIFVDQSPIKASARSTPVSFLEAMDPIRKLFAKANKTDAALFSFNSAGACQECKGRGELITELAYMDPVRTRCESCEGRRFNAEVLAHRLRGKSIADVLEMSAEEAVEFFTEREVRDRLRGLLEVGLGYLSIGQSLSTLSGGERQRLKLAARLGGSGDIYVLDEPTTGLHMSDVEAIVDLLDRLVDAGNTVIVIEHNLDVVRRADWVIDLGPEGGKHGGQVVFTGTPRQLLECPDSATGDHLRRYLAA is encoded by the coding sequence ATGGAGGTCGACCACATCGAGATCGTCGGAGCTCGCGAGCACAACCTCAAGGACGTCTCGCTGCGCATACCCAAGAACAAGATCACCGTCTTTACGGGCGTCTCCGGGTCGGGCAAGTCGTCCCTGGTCTTCGACACCCTGGCGGTCGAGGCGCAGCGACAGCTCAACGGCACGTTCAGCTGGTTCGTCCGCAACCAGCTCCCCAAATACCAGCGCCCGCACGTGGACACGATCGAGGGCCTGACCGCCCCGGTGATCGTCGATCAGAAACCGGTCGGCGGGAACGCCCGCTCGACCGTGGGCACGATGACCGACATCTACTCGATGCTCCGGGTGCTGTTCTCTCGCCACGGCAAGCCCGAAAACCCCCCGCACGTGTTCTCCTTCAACAACCCCGAGGGCATGTGCCCGGAGTGCGAAGGGCTCGGCCAGGTCCGCCGTGTGGACGTCGACGCGATGCTGGACAAGTCCAAGTCCCTGGAGGAGGGCGCGATCCGGCTGCCCACGCACAAGGTCGGCAGCATGGATTGGCAGCTATACGCCGCCTCGGGCTACTTCGATGTGTCCAAGAAGCTGCGCGACTACACCGAAGAGGAATGGCACATGCTCTGCCACGGCACCGGCGGCAAGGTGACCGTGCGCACCAAGAACACCACCTATGACATGAAGTACGAGGGGGTCGTCGACCGGTTTGCCCGCAACAACCTCAAACGCGACCTCAGCGGGCTCAGCGAGCGGGGCAGGGCCAACATCGAGCGGTTCATCACGCTCGGCGAGTGCACCTCCTGCCGGGGCCGCCGGCTGAACCCGACGGCGCTGGCCACCGAGATCAACGGGCGCAACATCGCCGACTGGACGGCCATGGAGGTCAGCGACCTGATCGCCGTGCTGGCGGAGATCGACGACCCGGCCGTCGCGTCGATCGTCGAAGGCATCCGCACGTCGCTGGAACGCATCGAGGCGATCGGATTGGGTTACCTGACGCTCGACCGCGCCACATTGTCGCTGTCCGGCGGCGAGGCACAGCGGCTGAAGACCGTCCGTCACCTCAGCAGCAGCCTGGTCGGCATGACCTACGTCTTCGATGAGCCGAGCACCGGGCTGCATCCACGCGACGTGGGGCGGCTCAACGAGCTGCTGCGCGCCCTGCGGGACAAGGGCAACACCGTGCTGGTCGTCGAGCACGACCCGGACGTCATCGCGATCGCCGACCATGTCGTCGATATCGGGCCGAAGGCCGGCGTGCACGGCGGGCGGATCGTCTTCGAGGGCCCGTTCGAGAAACTGCGGGAGGCCGACACGCTCACCGGCGCCGGGCTGCGCAGAACCGGCGTGCTCAAGAGCGACTTTCGCGAGCCGGCCGGGCGGCTGCCGATCATCGAGGCGGACCTGCACAACCTCAAGTCGATCTCGGTCGACTTCCCCACCGGGGTGCTGACCGTGGTCACCGGGGTGGCCGGCTCCGGCAAGAGCTCGCTGGTCTCCCAGGTGTTCATGCAGACCTACCCTGAGGCGATCTTCGTCGACCAGTCGCCGATCAAGGCGTCCGCGCGGTCCACGCCGGTCAGCTTCCTGGAGGCGATGGACCCGATCCGCAAGCTCTTCGCCAAGGCCAACAAGACCGACGCCGCCCTGTTCAGCTTCAACTCCGCTGGGGCCTGCCAAGAGTGCAAGGGCCGCGGCGAGCTCATCACCGAACTGGCCTACATGGACCCGGTCCGGACCCGCTGCGAGTCCTGCGAGGGCCGCCGGTTCAACGCCGAAGTGCTCGCCCACCGGCTGCGCGGCAAGTCCATCGCGGACGTGCTGGAGATGTCCGCCGAGGAGGCGGTGGAGTTCTTCACCGAACGCGAGGTGCGCGACAGGCTGCGCGGCCTGCTCGAGGTGGGCCTGGGCTACCTGAGCATCGGCCAGTCGCTGAGCACCCTGTCCGGCGGTGAGCGCCAGCGCCTCAAGCTCGCCGCCCGGCTCGGCGGCTCCGGCGACATCTACGTGCTGGACGAGCCCACCACCGGGCTGCACATGTCGGACGTGGAGGCCATCGTCGACCTGTTGGACCGGCTGGTGGACGCCGGCAACACGGTCATCGTGATCGAGCACAACCTCGACGTGGTGCGGCGGGCCGACTGGGTCATCGATCTGGGCCCGGAGGGCGGCAAACACGGCGGGCAGGTCGTCTTCACCGGCACTCCCCGGCAACTGCTGGAATGCCCGGACTCGGCGACCGGTGATCACCTGCGCCGGTACCTGGCCGCATGA
- a CDS encoding NAD-dependent epimerase/dehydratase family protein codes for MAPEGSVLVLGGHGFVGRHVCAAFAQRGRRVIVAGRRPSPRPSQYPFVRMDLAMLSAAELAAELERLRPGIVINTVGSIWGRSAEEMWAAAALPTQRLISALSSLSFRPRLVHLGSVLEYGHVAPGTTVGPHTVPRPDTAYGRAKLAATETAVRAMRSGAVDGMVLRLANIAGPGAPAISLLGQVAERLAACVGRDEVAEVRLSPLSAYRDYVDVRDAAEAVIAAAFATEHVGVIVDIGRGEAIPVRSLVDLLIKLSGVPARVVEQGSKPLVPDWLQLDIRPAMRLLGWRPRRTIAESVRDYWADVRPSGVQQQTRA; via the coding sequence ATGGCCCCTGAGGGCAGCGTGCTGGTACTCGGCGGCCATGGCTTCGTCGGCCGCCACGTCTGCGCGGCGTTCGCCCAGCGCGGCAGGCGGGTCATCGTCGCCGGGCGTCGGCCGTCGCCGCGCCCGTCGCAGTATCCGTTCGTCCGTATGGACCTGGCGATGCTGTCGGCCGCCGAGCTGGCCGCCGAGCTGGAACGGCTGCGCCCCGGCATCGTGATCAACACCGTGGGGAGCATCTGGGGCCGATCGGCCGAGGAGATGTGGGCGGCCGCGGCGCTGCCGACCCAGCGACTGATCAGTGCCCTCTCCTCACTGTCCTTCCGGCCACGGCTGGTGCATCTGGGCTCGGTCCTGGAATACGGGCACGTCGCTCCGGGCACCACCGTCGGGCCGCACACCGTCCCGCGTCCCGACACCGCCTACGGCCGGGCCAAGCTCGCCGCCACCGAGACGGCGGTGCGGGCCATGCGGTCGGGCGCCGTCGACGGCATGGTGCTGCGGCTGGCCAACATCGCCGGGCCCGGGGCGCCGGCCATCAGCCTGCTCGGGCAGGTGGCCGAACGGCTGGCCGCCTGCGTCGGGCGGGACGAGGTCGCCGAGGTGCGGCTGAGCCCGCTGAGCGCCTACCGCGACTATGTGGACGTCCGCGACGCGGCGGAAGCGGTGATCGCCGCCGCGTTCGCCACCGAGCACGTCGGAGTGATCGTCGATATCGGACGCGGCGAGGCGATTCCGGTCCGCTCCCTGGTCGACCTGCTCATCAAGCTGAGCGGGGTGCCCGCCCGGGTGGTGGAACAGGGCAGCAAACCGCTGGTACCCGACTGGCTGCAGCTGGACATCCGGCCCGCCATGCGGCTGCTGGGCTGGCGTCCGCGCCGGACCATCGCCGAGTCGGTGCGGGACTACTGGGCCGATGTGCGGCCGTCCGGCGTGCAACAGCAGACCCGGGCGTAG
- the rfbA gene encoding glucose-1-phosphate thymidylyltransferase RfbA, with protein MKGIILAGGTGSRLYPITLAVSKQLLPICDKPMIYYPLSVLMLAGISEILIITTPVDQPQFRRLLGDGSQLGIRLEYAEQKEPRGLAEAFTIGADFIGGDSVALVLGDNIFHGHGFSETLMRNARDVDGCVLFGYPVTDPQRYGVGETDESGRLISIEEKPARPKSNLAITGLYFYDNNVVEVARNLRPSARGELEITDVNRWYLERGKAKLVDLGRGFAWLDTGTPESLLKAGQYVQTLEERQGVRIACIEEVALKMGYIDAEACARLGERLASSPYGRYVMDIAAESAGRGRPARLAS; from the coding sequence ATGAAGGGGATCATCCTGGCCGGCGGCACCGGCTCGCGGCTGTACCCGATCACGTTGGCGGTGTCCAAGCAGCTGCTGCCCATCTGCGACAAGCCGATGATCTACTACCCGCTGTCGGTGCTCATGCTGGCCGGCATCAGTGAGATCCTCATCATCACCACCCCGGTCGACCAGCCGCAGTTCCGCCGTCTGCTCGGCGACGGCTCCCAGCTGGGCATCCGTTTGGAGTACGCCGAGCAGAAAGAGCCCAGGGGCCTGGCGGAGGCGTTCACCATCGGAGCCGACTTCATCGGCGGCGACAGCGTCGCACTGGTGCTGGGCGACAACATCTTCCATGGCCACGGCTTCAGCGAGACGCTGATGCGCAACGCCCGCGACGTGGACGGCTGTGTCTTGTTCGGCTACCCGGTGACCGACCCACAGCGGTACGGCGTCGGGGAGACGGACGAGTCCGGCAGGCTGATCTCGATCGAGGAGAAACCCGCCCGGCCCAAGTCCAATCTGGCGATCACCGGGCTGTACTTCTACGACAACAACGTCGTCGAGGTGGCCCGGAACCTGCGCCCGTCCGCCCGCGGCGAACTGGAGATCACCGATGTCAACCGGTGGTACCTCGAACGCGGCAAGGCCAAGCTGGTCGATCTGGGCCGCGGATTCGCCTGGCTGGACACCGGAACCCCCGAGTCCCTGCTCAAGGCCGGCCAGTACGTGCAGACCCTGGAGGAACGGCAGGGGGTGCGCATCGCCTGCATCGAGGAGGTCGCGCTGAAGATGGGCTACATCGACGCCGAGGCGTGCGCCCGCCTCGGGGAGCGACTGGCCAGTTCGCCCTATGGGCGGTATGTGATGGACATCGCCGCCGAGAGCGCCGGGCGAGGCCGCCCCGCCCGGCTGGCGTCCTGA
- a CDS encoding nuclear transport factor 2 family protein — protein MGTPVAAVRKVTAEDYVDILSFYARQMHLLDGLRLEEYADTFTPDGVVDHAHRGERVAGREAMLASMRAALPRYRGVVVRHWFDHLVIEPSGDGWQVTYYSLVTRTDAAGKVEFEPTFTVRDELVRDADGRIRTRSRVIHRDKPDA, from the coding sequence ATGGGCACGCCGGTTGCGGCGGTCCGGAAGGTGACCGCCGAGGACTACGTGGACATCCTGAGCTTCTATGCCCGCCAGATGCACCTGCTGGACGGACTGAGGCTGGAGGAGTACGCCGACACCTTCACCCCCGACGGCGTCGTCGATCACGCCCACCGTGGCGAGCGGGTCGCCGGCCGGGAGGCGATGCTGGCGAGCATGCGGGCCGCCCTCCCGCGTTACCGGGGGGTGGTGGTTCGGCACTGGTTCGACCACCTGGTGATCGAACCGTCCGGCGACGGTTGGCAGGTCACCTACTACTCTCTGGTCACCCGCACCGACGCCGCCGGGAAGGTCGAATTCGAACCGACCTTCACCGTGCGCGACGAACTGGTGCGCGACGCCGACGGCCGGATCCGGACCCGGTCGCGGGTGATCCACCGGGACAAGCCGGACGCATGA
- a CDS encoding MBL fold metallo-hydrolase — MTAARERPHMLEVAPSVHAYIQPDGGWCLNNAGLIVGEDCTVLIDTAATERRTRALDAAVRRLAPQGPDLLVNTHFHGDHTFGNAYFKPRATIIAHENCARDQLAAGPALRELWPEVDWGRTPITAPDVTYRGEAVLHPGGHRVELFHPGPAHTAGDTVVWLPDSGVLFTGDVVWSATTPFCLMGSITGSLEVIGRLRELRPRVVVPGHGPVGGPELFDQTESYLTWLLEVAEEGVRAGRPALETARCADLGRFAALLDSERLVGNLHRAYAELAGLPPGAPIDVGSAFAEMVEFHGALPACHA; from the coding sequence ATGACCGCAGCACGGGAGCGTCCGCACATGCTGGAGGTGGCGCCGTCGGTCCACGCCTACATCCAGCCGGACGGCGGATGGTGCCTGAACAACGCCGGGCTGATCGTCGGTGAGGACTGCACGGTGCTGATCGACACCGCGGCGACCGAACGGCGCACCCGGGCGTTGGACGCGGCGGTCAGACGGCTCGCGCCCCAGGGGCCGGACCTGCTGGTCAACACCCACTTCCACGGCGATCACACCTTCGGCAACGCCTATTTCAAGCCGCGGGCGACGATCATCGCGCACGAGAACTGCGCCCGCGACCAGCTGGCGGCCGGGCCTGCGCTGCGGGAGTTGTGGCCGGAGGTGGACTGGGGCCGGACGCCGATCACCGCACCCGATGTGACCTACCGCGGCGAGGCCGTGCTTCACCCCGGCGGTCATCGGGTCGAGCTGTTCCACCCGGGCCCGGCGCACACGGCCGGCGACACGGTGGTCTGGCTGCCCGACAGCGGTGTGCTGTTCACCGGGGATGTGGTGTGGTCGGCGACGACCCCGTTCTGCCTGATGGGCTCGATCACCGGCTCGCTGGAGGTGATCGGACGGCTGCGCGAGCTGCGCCCCCGAGTGGTCGTGCCCGGTCACGGACCGGTGGGCGGGCCGGAGCTGTTCGACCAGACCGAGTCCTACCTGACCTGGCTGCTGGAGGTCGCCGAGGAGGGGGTGCGGGCCGGCCGCCCGGCGCTGGAGACCGCCCGCTGCGCCGATCTCGGCCGGTTCGCCGCCCTGCTCGACTCCGAACGCCTGGTCGGCAATCTGCACCGCGCCTACGCCGAGCTGGCCGGGCTGCCGCCCGGTGCGCCGATCGACGTAGGGTCCGCCTTCGCCGAGATGGTCGAGTTCCACGGCGCCCTGCCCGCCTGCCACGCCTAG